The genomic interval AGAGTTCTTCTAGTCATCACAGGTGCTTTCCAGgcggcagggaggaaggagggcaaGTACACTTCAAAGAAATTTGCACACAAATCTTTTGATGACATCCTTCTGGTTGAGCACTTTTAAGTGGCTCCACTTAAGGGAAGCTGGTAAATGTAGTCTTTCATGCAGATGGCTAAGATGTCATCAGTGGCAAACAGCCGTCTCTGCTGTAGTGAGCGCACTGCATCCGGCAAGTCCGTTCATTTGCGTCTTCTTTATACTGtaaaatctcaaaatatcttttttagcAACTGGCACAGAGACTGACATATTTTAGGTGCtttatcatttattcaacaaacagcCTAGTTTTTATTTCCTGATGAAATgttaagtgatttaaaaataaatgattaggtATACCTCTAAGAAATGTACttgcagggggcacctgggtggctcagtgggttaaagcctctgccttcggctcaggtcatgatcccagggtcctgggattgagccccacttcaggcctctctgctcagcggggagcctgcttccccccacttctctgcctacttgtgatctctgtcaagtaaataaaaaaaatcttaaaaaaaatgtacttacaAAGTTGTGCGTAAAACCCAATTTTGTGTGTAAATCTTATTTTCTCCCTTGACTTCCAATACATTATGGCATGTATTTTCATGGTAGGGAGAAAAAACGAACTACATAATGTAggggaaagttaaaaaatacagatgaaatcccaaagcaacagaagtgAAAAAGAAGTATAAGAGATAGAGGATTAGCGgtgtaagagaaataaaatccccaCAAAATCAaactaattctaaattttaaaccagaagaaaattttcaaaaaagccACCAAATAAAACTACGCACTACTACAGTAGGTCATTTGAATAAATATCTTAAGTATAGCATAATGGTTATGAATAGGCTTTGGAATCAAGTTATAACCCTGGCTCTTCCTGTTATTAGCTATCATCCCTACCAGTTACCCCCAAGCTGAAATTTTCTCACCTGAAAAGATATTCTTTCAGAATTATCCTGAGGTGAGGAAATAAAGTATGTGCAAAATACTTAATAGAAGGCCTAGTGcaagaaaatattctatatataatagTGATACCATTGTCATGATACAGttgtaaaattttcctttctctccaaaatgaactacttcttagaaagaaaatctatcttaaaatttgtagtcagtttttccctttccatCCTTAGATGCAGGCTTATAGCTCCAGGGCTGGCCATATccatatttagaaaaatctcaGATTACATAATATCGATAAATGATCCCattctagttatttaaaaattcatttagagCAATGGACATAAAAATCAATCTCTGCttcatatatttaacaaaataaaaattttggtcTTCTATCATGGTAAAAGGTGCTTAGGCAATTTGCACTTATGATACTAATACCTGATTCTTTAACTCAGAGAAGGCAGGATATCAGTTAAGGGTTTACACCAGTTAACAGCTATTTCTAAATGTAGTCCCTATACTACGAACCTTCTTATGTTCTATTCTTAGCTCCTCAGTGTGAACTGTCACTTTTCTTCTATACAGCATATTGTATTGGGACATACATAATTATGAAAAGTATATACACGTAGTTTGAGGGGTATATGTAATTAGTTCTTTATAAAACTGTGAGCCCCTCAAAGGTGGGAACAAGATCTTGAGGCTTTGGTATCTTTCCCAAGTTACGGAACTCATTAGGTGGATGACCAGAGATGGGCCCTTCCTCTAGTTATGGAAGGATGAATCCAGCATCTAAACTGACTGGCTTTCAGGTGAACCTTTGAACTCGTTTTGTCCAAAGAGACTAAAGAGGGCCTGGAGGGTGAGGAGGCAGTTGCAAATGGGAGATTCTGGTaaggattttttctctttgatcaaAGGCTGGGAGCTGCCCTTACCACCTTGTTTGGGATGTATGAAGATATAAAGCTTGGAGCTGTGCTAGGCATCTTGTGACCACCATGCAACACACAGAAAGCTGATGATGCAGCAGAAAGAGTTCTTGAGAATACTGAGCCCCTGAATGAAACCCTGACGACCTATCTTCCAAAGTAAGctaaaagaaaacatctttatGGTTTAAGCCAGTGTTAGGTTTTCTGTAATGTGCAGCACAGAGCACCTCAGATACTACACAGTATTccacctgctccccgcccccaaacCTCGATTTTCTTATTGGTTCACTGTAACCACTGGCTCTTGTTTGCTTGCtcttgatcatttaaaaaaaaaaatatatcactgaGGATCCTAACATATCTATTTTAAAGTTAACATCCAGGTAGCTCATTACTTTTAAGTGCTGATGATCTTTCTTAGGATTAGTTGTTTTCTTCCAGTACTTCAGAATTTTGGTTTGTAGGCTTATTTTGTGTGGGAGTCCTCCTGCTTCTTATCTCTGCCCTTCTTAATCTctattctcttctttcctcttgtaATGGCTTCTTCCACCTGTCCACAGTCAGGGTTGCAGTCCTGGGGCGACAGTGGGGCTATCCCAGTTCTACACAGATCTGCATACAAGATGAGCAGActgtttggctcaggtcctgactaTAGGAGAAGTTATGGTCCCAGGCACTGGTTATTGCTGCATCTTAATCTCAGGAGTGAGGAATCTCCATCTCAGATCCTGGTGTCATTACTCTGGAGGAGCTGAAATTTCTATCTGCTCATTTCTGATTCCACACCTACGACTCCTGGGTTCTGCGTCACGAGTTTTAGTGTATTTTGTATTTTCGAGTTCACCAAAATGCCTATGCTGCTTTGGGGGCATAGCTGTGCTTTAGAATTTTCTCCACTTTTTCCTACTATTTTTCTATTCAAAGcttcaaaaatatacatattcaggTACTCCACAGACTAGCTGTTGAAATAAGcaaaagcagagattttttttgggggggggggaacatgAAGCTCCATGCCATGTCCGACTCATCAGTAATACATCCTAAGAGGATAGCAGAGTTCTGCTGAATAAAACAAGATCTGTGTATCCTTCTGGATTAATAGTGAAGAGCGTTGTTCAGCCTTGTGCtgacttttattcatttctatgaaTTTCATGAGACCTAAGGAAGAATGGCATCAGGTCTGTTTGAAAATGGCACGCTGCCTGTGTAAGACAGATCCCACAAATCACTTTAAGACCCAGTCAGTTTaatataaaatgtctttaattgtttttgaaaacatttaaaaaacaatttttgagcactttcaataaaaaaagagaactgaaatgCTACTGCAATATTCAACTACTGTAGTTTCAGCAGgtacaacagacaacaaaacacTGGGGAAATCTGACTTTTTGCactaaatgaaaacatgaaacagGGCttgtttttttgtcatttatggtGTAGTAAAGCACATTATAGTACAAGACTATTATATGAACCTCAGATGCactgcacaaaaaaaaaaaactttccttcttttcagttCAAAAGTCAGTGCTTATTGCAATTATATGCAAAATTATTTACTTCATGAAGTCTTATCATGATAAACagtatgaaaaatgttttaaacatgaaaacaatgaaaataatttgagaaaagaaCATATTCAACAGTAACTAAGCAGAATTAGTAAAcataaaaaagtaattaactTGTGAATAACTATGCTTGCCTGGTTAACACTGAACCAGTTTTAATacagccaagaaaataaaaagtggttACAGGAATACCTAGTACTGTACAAGATAAGTCAATAACACTCATGCACATTTTGTGATCATGTATTAACATGGTGAAGCAAACTAAACTTAATTCTTCCTGCTGTAATATTCTCATGTAagagaataagaaatagaaatatctcATTGAGATCAATGCACATTGCTACATAAGACAATTTTATCTGTCACTTTGATGACATTTTGTCTTTTCATaatgaaacacatttaaaaagtttaatctGTGGACTGTATTGGTTGCATTTATCCTAAGAGATGTGCCTACCACAGGTTCAACAAAATTTAGTGCAATATATGAACCCCAGAAAGTTTGCTGGACGAATTCAACCAAATTTAAAGTGTTTGCTGCAATACTGTACAGAGGGTTAAAAATCCTccagtcttttatatttttataaaaaaagatttccattatttttatattagtagGAAGCTAATAATGTAAACAAGGGATTAGAATGGCCTCAAAATCTCCTTTTCAGAGTATCTCATATAGAAAGGCTCCCATCATTTGTTAAGAGAAATCACACAGTTTCCTTTGGGTATTGCATACTTTGGTGTGCAGTAGTGCTGTGTCTCAATGTACAGTGAAGAAATAACTAGCatcaagaaaaaatatctaaCAGATCATTAAATCAAGGTAacagcaaacacacacaaatgccgATAACTAAGACATACCAATATATAAACCTCTGAGCCAACCCTAGCACCgtttatttatcaaaatatgttAATACCCTACCTTGCAAATTTATTGAACAACGAAACCTTATTAAATTAAACCCTTCATCACATTTGTTAAATATTCATTGATTGTAGTCTTCTGATTGGCTTACTAATTAAGGTAAAGGAAAGCTTAGCTAGCTAGGTTCAAGGTAGCATAGCAATGGTTTAATGTTAGCTTTAAAAACTTAATGgcaatttttaaatctatttgaaAGTAACCCTAACTTCACTCAAATGAAGCTGTCAACTAGTGAGCAGATTTGTGTCAacaataaattcataaataattattcataaaacaaaatgggagccatacagagaaacattttaaaacacatccTGAGTGCTTCTTTTGCAATTGTGGTtatcacaataaataaattaagcatGTAATAAAATGCTCCTCTTCTTCAAGTACTATTGATATCCCCTTTGTTTTATCAGCGACATAGAGATTTGTGGCTGCGGACCTCAGGTGatgaaatgttttttgtttgtttttttatgttatcTCCCTccggtttatttgtttttcaaagggaTCCCATGATCAACTTGTATTACTATATTCAGGAGCGAAGGAGTCAGTCACTAAATTGAGGACTTAggaatattataattaaaaacttcaaattaatcttaaatagaattttaataccTGCATTTAGCCACTGTGATGAAACtaagaaaatgcttttattttccttctaaattcTCCTAACTCAACTaccaaataataaaacataaagtatttttccaaaatgcTTGTATTTGTTCTATTAAACTATAATATTTGGAGTTATTCACTTGTCTGTGTGTgtaagcacacatacacacgtctCTGTGTGTTTGCTGGctccatattaaaaataaatttcaaaataagactAATGCAAGGTCACAAACAGAAATGGCTActagtttttcctttaaaaaattttagtgcagcttttgctttccttaaattaatatttaatttcccattattttctcctatttaagCCCTTCAAAATGCAGGTGCAAATGGTACTCAAGTCCCAGAAAGTcctacagagattttttttcattctacagTAGCTCTATGCTTCAAGCCTAAATACCGATAATAACCTGAATATTATCCCTGCTTCAAGGAAGACCTTCTTGTCTACAGTTTATCTTAGCTATGATTTCATATCTAAAAGATAAtgccaacaacaaaaaatagccTAGACCTAAAATCAATGGTTTCCTCTACATTCTGTGCAGATCAACTGATGAATTAAAACGAACTTATACAAAATAAAGATGGAGACTGCTCTTGTAAAAGCTGGTTAGTCAACTGTTTACTAGCAAACAATGTGATTAAATGGGGGAacattacaaaatttaaaacctaATACTTGCTCTTCTACAGCCTACTGTCTTCAGAAACTTGTTAAGAACTGAGGCGAGTCTAACCATTTCCTACTGAAGAAGAAACCACTTCTGCAgcaaactcttttaaaatgtcacaatTAATAGTTAAGTGTTTCTGCTGCGGGAGGCACTTCCATTAAGACAAATACAATACATATGTCTTTAGATACAGTGTGCTACATATTATAAAACACTATTTAACCCAACATTTCAACAGTAGGATGGTCCTTGCTTTCTATCCATTCAAAACCTGATGAAGTCATAGAGCTCATGGATTCACTGCAAATTTGTTGAAATAATGGGTCATTCTTTAATTCTTCCAGTGTAGCTTCATCATCTTGTCCCTGCTGACGACCTGGATCAAACAGTAGGTTTGGGTCTAAAGTGTTCAAATCATTGATGCTGCCTGAGAGCTCAGAAGACAACCTGATATCACTAGAGAAATCAGACGCAGTATTAGTGAGATCAGATGCTACCTGACCTACCAGCGGCTGGTTGGTTTGCAAGCCGTCTCCACTCAACAGGTCTTTAACAGTGCTATTGAAATCTAATTGTTGCTCTCCGATTTCTGATTGTGCTTGATTATCTCCAGGAGAGAAACTGATCTGATCGGTGCTATTACTTTTAGTGAGGTAAGATGGTGTTTGGAATTCATAAACAGAAGTGCTGGAATCGATCATATTCTGTGGATTGGCACTAGGAAAAACAGTGGAAGTTTCCAAAATCTGAGTGAGATTCATCCGGGCTGTGTAATTGGAGGGCAGGTTGTTCATGCCCAAACCTCTCACTGCATCGTCATTGTCAGAATCAAGTTTACTCAACAAAACGTTggttatttttttactgtttgtttGCTTCTGAAGAGCATTTGGGAAGGCCGTCTGCATCATGACTGTCAATGGAACTGACTGACTTCTTTGAGCTATATTGTTGGCACATGCATCTGTGTGAacatttgtgaaaacatgaaCTTCTGGGGTTACCGGACTTCCAAAGGGGGTCACATTAGATCGGGGGATATTAGATACTGGATACAGGGTGCTTCCACTAAGATTACGTTGGCGATGAACAGCAGGGCTCACACTCCGGCATCTGAAGTTGCTGCTGGCAGAGGAGTTAGTTCCTTTATTATCCAGAGGGGCAGGAACTGCAAAACCCTCCTGTTTGTTGGTGTTATTTACAGTGGCACCTTGATGCTGCACAGGAGAGACAGGAGTCAAACGACCGAAATGAGTGTCATGATGTCTGGATTGAGACTGGTAAGACTGTCCAGGCACAGCAAAAGCATGAGGTTTCCTGAAACGGTCTTCCACTAGTTCCTGATAGCTTGGGAGAATGCCATGGCCAGAAACCGAAGAATTACTAACCCCACTATACCCATTATTCATCCATTCAAGCTTGGTTTTGTCAGGGTGTGTGGCCATTGGTCTTTGCATCGGTTTCACAGGACTACTTGAGATAATGCTGGCATCATGATACGCCATACTGGAGCTTATCGGGGTAAATGCAAATGGATTCCTGCATTCAACAGGGCTGGGAGGGACACTACTGCTGCAGTTAGAATGTGGAGTACCGATGGGTGTGTGTCGGCTACTTCCTAAAGCACTATCCACAGGTGTGGTCTGGGCTAGCCTGGAGCAAGGGCTCTCCCGTGACAGACTCTGAGAGCCAGCAATCATTTCTGATgtcggggtcggggtcggggtcggggtcggggttGGGGTAggagtgggtgtgggtgtgtggatTGGAGTGCCATTGCTATGGATTGGATGATAGAAGTGGGTACTGGAGGCATGAGATGACATTGGAGCTCCTGGGGTAACAGACTGACTCTGAAGGCCCATTCCCAAACAGTTACCGTAAGAATGAGAATTGTTCATTGATATTTGCTGCTCCATAAGCACCAGCTCTTCCACAATACTATCTTGTGTAAGCTCATCATCAAAAGGAAAGTAGCTTTCATTTGTCTGGGAAACAGAAGGCTCAAACTCTTTCAGTTCAGACTGTAGAGGTAACTGATCTGAAGACTGTGCTTGTATTTGATTCAAAGAAGATTCTTGTATCTGGCTATGCAGCTGCTGGGTATATGTGTCCTGTGGCATTCCTTCTAATTCCCAAACAGATTTCTCTAAGTCATTGATATCAGAGTGCTCAGGAATTGTCATAACACTGATATCTTGCTGTTGTTCACAGCCGGCAGATATAAACTCAGAATCCTTACTGACCTGTTGCCATTCATTTGAATTAAAGCTGCCATCTGGTTTTGAATCACTGTCCAAAAGAAAGACATTCCCTTCAAGTTTTACTTTTATATCTGGAGATGATGATGGTGTTTGCTGTTCTGAAGCTGAATCACCGGCAATGAGAGCAGAATTCAAGGGTCGATTTGCCACTATGTGTGAGTTGACATTTATTGATACCTTGCTAGGAATCTGAGCACCGGCTGTTGAACTTTCCATTTTCCCTGAATGTGGAACCTTTTGGTCCTTCTCAACACTGCCTGGTTTCTGACCTTCTATGAGAACTGGAGAAAGCTGTTCCACAATTGGTTTCTTTATGGGAGGCACCTGGGACTCTTGCAATGCAGAAGACAGTCGCTTTCTTGGACTTTTAGTGCATAATTTAGGGTCTTTATTTATTGAGTCACCATTAGCTGGTGAGGTGGTGCTGGTGAAAGTTAAGTTCTGAGTGGCAACTGAGAGGGTGACAGTGCTTGGATTATTGCCTGTTGAAATGCCTGGCAGAGTTTCACTACAGCGACTTTTACATTTGGTCCTCTGGTCACAGACCTTAGTTGCTTTTACTTCAAGGACACCTTCATTTGAAGGTTTTTGCACTACTCCATCTGTATTACTTTTCTGTCCCAGAAGGGCACCAGCTGCTGTTTTGGGAGCTTTAGTCCCCTCAGAGTTCTCTTGGCACTGTCCAGGATGCTCATCTGATGGTGCTTCAGGTTCCATTTTGACTTCCACGGCAGATGCTCCCCCGCTGCTGCTGGTCCGTGACCCCGGTGACTGAAGTGAAACAACAGAACCATTCTTGATCTGTGGAATGGTCCTTGATTCTTCTGTTGTTCCTGTAGCACTGTTTACTGAGGCAGAATGTTTAAGAGGGGCACTACTGTTGCTGGGTGTGAGGGATATTGCTGTCATTTTCACCACATTTAGAGAACTCATGTGTGAAGTGGGTACAACAGCAGTTTTGATGGGACTGCTAGTAAAGAGGACAGTAGTTGGGGAGCGAATGGTGAGTGCACTGGTGTTGGCTGGTTTGGGTAAGATCTGAGGGTAGCGGTGCCGGGCAGAACGATCCCCACCAGGACTGGCTGGAACGTTCTGAGGAGTCTTTGGTGCCTGTTTCACAGACTGCATGTGCTGAGTGACCACTTGTACATTGAGGGGAAGAACTTTGCCATCAGAAGAACTCATTGGACTTGGTGAAGTTACCAGCTGCCTGGTTCTCTGGACCTGTTAGAaggtagaaaacaaaaaagatttaacGAGTCTAGGATATAAACAGTAATTCACATATTTGATAGCATtaaggcatttaataaatgtaaagttaaaaagaaaaagaacacttccTCTATTAGACAAGAGTTCTAtatctatctacttatctatctagatatctataGGTATCTCTATATATGTTAGATCCAGTTCTGTACagacacataaatataaaaactccAACACAGTGCAatatagttataaaatataacaatataagaAAATCAGTAAGCTACCTTTCAAATAAACAAGATTAAAAACTTCACATCTGTGATGACTGCTTGtcaaaatcatcatttttaaggttataggaagagaagataaaatcttgaaaaaatatgcAACTATAAAGGTATCTACCTCTGGGCCAAGAAAGTGACTCACTCAAGGGGGGACAGTCATAATGTCATTCATTGCACATTAGTAATTAAACCACTGTGGATACAGTCTCAGATAAAACTACTGTCTTTCCAAGTTTGCTCTACAATGAACAGCATACAAGTGTGGTTACCACATATGCAATGTTTTATTGACATGATGATTATgatgataagaaaaacaaagataagcaGATCTCCTTAATGATATCatcaataataacataaaaaacaaCCTAGCTTTAGTATGATGCCCTCTCATTTTAAAAGCCCCCTCATCATAACCTCAGCTGTGTGAGACAGGAAAGGAGATTATAACCTCTGTTTGgaaataaggaaacagattcagaaCAGCTAAGGCACTTGTCTAAGGTCCTGTGTCCAGCAAGCCACAGCAATACATCTATATTAAAGTGTTATCAATCTGCATTACAATTCTGCTCCAACTgaatgttaaaaagaagaaaagtttaaaccaaaaaaaagtttGCACTTGATCATCTTGGCTTAGCTAGGGATGACAATTCTAAAAACGACTCTTCTCTTACATAAAGCTCTGACTGGCTATGCGTGCATACTGTGCACCTCTCAAATCTTTGTATTTTCACTTGTGTTCATTTCATGGCTTGCTTTGTAATCAATATCATATATTGTGAAAAAACAactgacagggcgcctgggtgactcagtcagttaggcgttggactcttgatttcagctcaggtcatgatctcaggacagTGGGATCGAGCTCCGGGTCAGGCTCTATACtgagcgggaagtctgcttgagattctctttcagtctgcccctccccctgttcatacTTGTGCAtgtggctctctctctttctcaaataaataaataaaatctttaaaagatcaCTGACGGAAGCTGAATCTATCTGTACTCACAAAATCAGTCTGTAACTGAATCTATACTTGCCTCCTTCTCATGGGCCacttttaattaaacaaatgatCTCCCATCATCCCAGTGAGGTCTAACACTATTTAATAATGATATTACCGGAATGGGACTAGGGACAGCTGCCACAACGATACCAATAGGCTGAGGAGAAAGGATTGCAGGATTTCCATTAGAAAGATTAGTTACTCCATTGGTGGTAGTGCCTTCTGGTTTTTTGCCTGAGGATTCTCCTGGCAAAGGGGACTGTAGTTTCTGTTCTTGCTGCTTCTTCTGAATTTTCCGTTGCAATTGCTGTTTAGCATCAATAGGAGAAGGCAAAGTCTTCACTTGAGGCTGAAAAGAATTACTCTCAGCTGTAGGTATAAAAGCAGACGGCTGAGTAATTCCCTTAATTcctgaaaataaacagaaaagaaagctaaaataaatacTCTGTTGCATGGAAGGCAGTCACGACTCAATTTCTTTGACTACATAGCCATCTACCGGCTATATAAATCCAAATCGGCATCCAAAATTGGCAAATTTTAACTCACAATCTCTTTATAAAGCCTAAGTGTTAGACTTCCAGTTTAAAAACATTTGTCAATATGGTTTTAAGTGACACATTAAAATATGGTTCAACTCAGAGGACGTTTCAGTTAAATCAGCAATAACAGATGAAGATTTTGAAAAGAGTAGTAGCTATGTTCTAAATATGCAGAagttaagataaataaataccaagGGAGCATGTTTCACGTCTTATCAGATGTCAGAAATTTTCTTCCCCAATTCTCTAATTAGAAACGCATGCATTTTTGTGATTTAAATATTCAGCTTACATggggcattcaataaatatctgctgaaatcattcacatttagaaaaaaagcaTATAGGGAAAATAAGTGTTTAGTTCTACCAATTCACAAAGAGGTACTATTTTAACTGTTACTATACAATTATTCCAGTATGACACAGGAGTAGTTAAGCCGAGCTTCTGCATATAACTAAGGTTAAGGTATTTTGAAACAGTGTCACtgagaaaactttttaaagcagTAGTAAAGAGCAAcattgaggaaaaaaaggaatgataaacTAAGCAAGGGATACATTTTAAGTTAAGAACAGTGATGAtataatacaattaattttttgaaaagctcATCTCACATTTAGGGAATATCATTATAATCATCACAAAGAGTAAGCTGCGGCTAGTAAAAACAGTGGACAGAAAAGGGGAGGACCACACCATCCTTCTGGTACACCTTTCCCCAGCCCACTTTTTGCTTTTCATCTTgtgagaggggacaggagggagagaaagaagtgaCTTAAACTCTTTCCCACATACTCACTCCTCAATAATCCCTCATCTTTTGACACCCTTTTGATCACCTAagtaccatttttttctcttcaaatccACCTCAAATTGTACTGCTCCTTCTTGGCCCCCAGCCTAGGCTCTGGCTTCTCAGCACCTGCACCCAAAAGCCTCTGCCAATGGCTCAAAGCTCAGCTGTCTCCCTTCTGCCAGAGTTTCTGGACAGGAATGATTTACAAGCAGCTGACTTACAAAAGGACAT from Mustela erminea isolate mMusErm1 chromosome 5, mMusErm1.Pri, whole genome shotgun sequence carries:
- the RFX7 gene encoding DNA-binding protein RFX7 isoform X2, giving the protein MPLPPPQFKTVQSKVDCILKEVENFTDLEKLYLYLQLPSGLSNGEKSDQNAVSSSRAQQMHAFSWIRNTLEEHPETSLPKQEVYDEYKSYCDNLGYHPLSAADFGKIMKNVFPNMKARRLGTRGKSKYCYSGLRKKAFVHMPTLPNLDFHKTGDGLEGTEPSGQLQNIDEEVISSACRLVCEWAQKVLSQPFDTVLELARFLVKSHYIGTKSMAALTVMAAAPPGIKGITQPSAFIPTAESNSFQPQVKTLPSPIDAKQQLQRKIQKKQQEQKLQSPLPGESSGKKPEGTTTNGVTNLSNGNPAILSPQPIGIVVAAVPSPIPVQRTRQLVTSPSPMSSSDGKVLPLNVQVVTQHMQSVKQAPKTPQNVPASPGGDRSARHRYPQILPKPANTSALTIRSPTTVLFTSSPIKTAVVPTSHMSSLNVVKMTAISLTPSNSSAPLKHSASVNSATGTTEESRTIPQIKNGSVVSLQSPGSRTSSSGGASAVEVKMEPEAPSDEHPGQCQENSEGTKAPKTAAGALLGQKSNTDGVVQKPSNEGVLEVKATKVCDQRTKCKSRCSETLPGISTGNNPSTVTLSVATQNLTFTSTTSPANGDSINKDPKLCTKSPRKRLSSALQESQVPPIKKPIVEQLSPVLIEGQKPGSVEKDQKVPHSGKMESSTAGAQIPSKVSINVNSHIVANRPLNSALIAGDSASEQQTPSSSPDIKVKLEGNVFLLDSDSKPDGSFNSNEWQQVSKDSEFISAGCEQQQDISVMTIPEHSDINDLEKSVWELEGMPQDTYTQQLHSQIQESSLNQIQAQSSDQLPLQSELKEFEPSVSQTNESYFPFDDELTQDSIVEELVLMEQQISMNNSHSYGNCLGMGLQSQSVTPGAPMSSHASSTHFYHPIHSNGTPIHTPTPTPTPTPTPTPTPTPTSEMIAGSQSLSRESPCSRLAQTTPVDSALGSSRHTPIGTPHSNCSSSVPPSPVECRNPFAFTPISSSMAYHDASIISSSPVKPMQRPMATHPDKTKLEWMNNGYSGVSNSSVSGHGILPSYQELVEDRFRKPHAFAVPGQSYQSQSRHHDTHFGRLTPVSPVQHQGATVNNTNKQEGFAVPAPLDNKGTNSSASSNFRCRSVSPAVHRQRNLSGSTLYPVSNIPRSNVTPFGSPVTPEVHVFTNVHTDACANNIAQRSQSVPLTVMMQTAFPNALQKQTNSKKITNVLLSKLDSDNDDAVRGLGMNNLPSNYTARMNLTQILETSTVFPSANPQNMIDSSTSVYEFQTPSYLTKSNSTDQISFSPGDNQAQSEIGEQQLDFNSTVKDLLSGDGLQTNQPLVGQVASDLTNTASDFSSDIRLSSELSGSINDLNTLDPNLLFDPGRQQGQDDEATLEELKNDPLFQQICSESMSSMTSSGFEWIESKDHPTVEMLG